The Iamia majanohamensis genome window below encodes:
- a CDS encoding GAF domain-containing sensor histidine kinase, whose protein sequence is MDERIPAPVLDPVDGTVVTLPGAAVVDETAAFRPAILGVRGATTAVTVVLCSGAFADADWGVIAWAVVVLTYNIVRILQPVRIQDDTASLLRVLGEVAIHVLAVAATGYWSSPFVFSLLTAIMVAGFARGFGFAVRVGAGSVIAVALPYLLTEGATTEALRTSLQWTTLLLLVAAVAGYARHINVEADRQHSLALDRLGRLSDANTLLFALHRVAQSLPSSLDLDDVLDSTIRRVEDLFTYDVAAVLLLDETGGGWRTVRSEGSRIPSTWVDRSLPAPAAQAARTGRLVHEPDLARAPGTGLGVESRCGLYAPLVGRERVIGLVAVEHTDADHFSGRDSDLLDGFVAPAALAIDNALWFSRLRTVGADEERTRIARDLHDRIGQSLAYLAFELDRIVKADGRGDPVGPALERLRADVRGVIGEVRDTLYDLRTDVSEQSDLPTTLRDYVERVEGRSRLDLRLDLKVEARLPLRQEREVFRIAQEALTNVERHSGAERCLVRWWCEESGALLEVRDDGRGFAAGKDGRLDSYGLLGMRERAASIGATLDVDTVEGVGTTIRCHVTEAAPA, encoded by the coding sequence ATGGACGAGCGGATCCCGGCCCCGGTGCTCGATCCCGTCGACGGCACCGTCGTGACCCTCCCGGGCGCCGCCGTGGTGGACGAGACCGCGGCCTTCCGCCCCGCCATCCTCGGCGTCCGCGGGGCCACCACCGCCGTCACCGTCGTGCTGTGCAGCGGCGCCTTCGCCGACGCCGACTGGGGCGTCATCGCGTGGGCCGTCGTGGTCCTCACCTACAACATCGTGCGGATCCTCCAGCCCGTCCGCATCCAGGACGACACGGCCAGCCTGCTGCGGGTGCTGGGCGAGGTCGCCATCCACGTCCTGGCCGTGGCCGCCACCGGCTACTGGAGCTCCCCGTTCGTCTTCTCCCTGCTCACGGCCATCATGGTCGCCGGCTTCGCCCGGGGGTTCGGGTTCGCGGTGCGGGTGGGGGCGGGGTCGGTGATCGCCGTCGCCCTCCCCTACCTGCTCACCGAGGGGGCCACGACCGAGGCCCTCCGCACCAGCCTCCAGTGGACGACCCTGCTCCTCCTCGTGGCCGCCGTCGCCGGCTACGCCCGCCACATCAACGTGGAGGCCGACCGCCAGCACTCCCTCGCCCTCGACCGCCTGGGCCGCCTCTCCGACGCCAACACCCTGCTCTTCGCCCTGCACCGGGTGGCCCAGAGCCTCCCCAGCTCGCTCGACCTCGACGACGTGCTCGACTCCACCATCCGCCGGGTGGAGGACCTCTTCACCTACGACGTGGCCGCCGTCCTCCTCCTCGACGAGACGGGGGGCGGGTGGCGCACCGTGCGCTCCGAGGGCAGCCGCATCCCGTCCACCTGGGTGGACCGGTCCCTCCCCGCCCCCGCCGCCCAGGCCGCCCGCACCGGGCGCCTGGTCCACGAGCCCGACCTGGCCCGGGCCCCCGGCACCGGCCTCGGGGTGGAGAGCCGGTGCGGGCTCTACGCCCCGCTGGTGGGCCGCGAGCGGGTCATCGGCCTGGTCGCGGTGGAGCACACCGACGCCGACCACTTCAGCGGCCGCGACAGCGACCTGCTCGACGGCTTCGTGGCCCCCGCCGCCCTCGCCATCGACAACGCCCTCTGGTTCAGCCGCCTGCGCACGGTGGGGGCCGACGAGGAGCGCACCCGCATCGCCCGCGACCTCCATGACCGCATCGGCCAGTCCCTCGCCTACCTGGCCTTCGAGCTCGACCGCATCGTGAAGGCCGACGGCCGGGGCGACCCGGTCGGACCGGCCCTGGAGCGGCTCCGCGCGGATGTGCGCGGGGTCATCGGCGAGGTGCGCGACACCCTCTACGACCTCCGCACCGACGTCTCCGAGCAGTCCGACCTGCCCACCACCCTCCGGGACTACGTGGAGCGGGTCGAGGGGCGCAGCCGCCTCGACCTGCGCCTCGACCTGAAGGTCGAGGCCCGCCTCCCCCTCCGCCAGGAGCGGGAGGTGTTCCGGATCGCCCAGGAGGCCCTGACCAACGTCGAGCGCCACAGCGGCGCGGAGCGCTGCCTGGTCCGCTGGTGGTGCGAGGAGAGCGGCGCCCTGCTCGAGGTCCGCGACGACGGGCGGGGGTTCGCCGCCGGCAAGGACGGCCGCCTCGACAGCTACGGGCTGCTGGGGATGCGGGAGCGGGCGGCCAGCATCGGCGCGACCCTCGACGTCGACACGGTCGAGGGCGTGGGCACCACCATCCGCTGCCACGTCACCGAGGCCGCGCCCGCCTGA
- the coaE gene encoding dephospho-CoA kinase — protein sequence MILVGLTGGIGSGKSTVSALLAARGAVVVDADAIVREVQSPGHPVFAAIVERFGEEVRGPDGGLDRQALADRVFGDDEALAALNALVHPAVGEEIARRLEAEAATDHVVVLDVPLLVESGRDDMAALVVVDVDPEVAVERLVAHRGMRADDVRARMARQASREDRLARADVVLDNSGDRAALEAQVDALWPRLEALPPADRG from the coding sequence GTGATCCTCGTGGGCCTCACCGGTGGCATCGGCAGCGGCAAGTCGACGGTGTCGGCCCTGCTCGCGGCCCGGGGCGCGGTGGTCGTCGACGCCGACGCCATCGTCCGCGAGGTCCAGTCCCCGGGGCACCCGGTGTTCGCCGCCATCGTCGAGCGCTTCGGCGAGGAGGTGCGGGGCCCCGACGGCGGCCTCGACCGCCAGGCCCTGGCCGACCGGGTCTTCGGCGACGACGAGGCCCTGGCCGCCCTCAACGCCCTGGTCCACCCGGCGGTGGGTGAGGAGATCGCCCGCCGGCTGGAGGCCGAGGCCGCGACCGACCACGTCGTCGTGCTCGACGTCCCCCTGCTGGTGGAGTCCGGGCGCGACGACATGGCCGCCCTGGTCGTGGTGGACGTCGACCCCGAGGTGGCGGTCGAGCGCCTCGTGGCCCACCGGGGGATGCGGGCCGACGACGTCCGGGCCCGGATGGCCCGCCAGGCGTCGCGGGAGGACCGCCTGGCCCGGGCCGACGTGGTGCTCGACAACTCCGGGGACCGGGCCGCCCTCGAGGCCCAGGTCGACGCCCTGTGGCCCCGCCTGGAGGCCCTCCCCCCGGCCGACCGGGGCTGA